A single window of Gossypium arboreum isolate Shixiya-1 chromosome 13, ASM2569848v2, whole genome shotgun sequence DNA harbors:
- the LOC108463739 gene encoding ATP-dependent zinc metalloprotease FTSH 12, chloroplastic has product MEVSIPCAQTPLFFSSSKTPQTLTFYQLPTRRRLKIRASSSSANPGGSGSNAFSWLRLGSQKFWSKFGESVKKETGFDLHEANVRVGELVGRVNQGLRKGEGEFNRLRTELLPEFVSWNRWDRWKDLKNWELKRITALILYIFVAIISCQKLYAVVRAPQQDQERKQLTEAYMEALIPDPSPNNIRKFKKGLWRKTTPKGLKLKKFIEGPNGMLIHDSFYVGENVWDDDPESSKENVKQIIDSDARLNAEEKEELRKELGISGEVPDSMGTWRDRLQAWKEILRKEKLSEQLDSINAKYVVEFDMKEVENSLRKDVVEKVTETQGTRALWISKRWWRYRPKLPYTYFLQKIESSEVAAVVFTEDLKRLYVTMKEGFPLEYIVDIPLDPHLFEIISSSGVEVDLLQKRQIHYFMKVVIALVPGLLILWLIRESAMLLHITSKRFLYKKYNQLFDMAYAENFILPVGDVGETKSMYKEVVLGGDVWDLLDELMIYMGNPMQYYEKGVQFVRGVLLSGPPGTGKTLFARTLAKESGLPFVFASGAEFTDSEKSGAARINEMFSIARRNAPAFVFVDEIDAIAGRHARKDPRRRATFEALIAQLDGEKEKTGVDRFSLRQAVIFICATNRPDELDLEFVRPGRIDRRLYIGLPDAKQRVQIFGVHSAGKLLAEDVNFEQLVFRTVGFSGADIRNLVNEAAIMSVRKGHSKISQQDIIDVLDKQLLEGMGVLLTEEEQQKCEASVSFEKKRLLAVHEAGHIVLAHLFPRFDWHAFSQLLPGGKETAISVFYPREDMVDQGYTTFGYMKMQMVVAHGGRCAERVVFGDDITDGGRDDLEKITKIAREMVISPQNARLGLTQLTKRVGLLDRPDSPDGELIKYRWDDPHVIPSNMTLEVSELFSRELTRYIEETEELAINALKDNRHILDMIAKELLEKSRITGLEVEEKIRGHSPVMFEDFVKPFQINLDEEGPLPHNDRLRYQPLDIYPAPLHR; this is encoded by the exons ATGGAGGTTTCAATCCCCTGCGCCCAAacccctcttttcttttcttcctctaAAACCCCTCAAACCCTCACTTTCTATCAGCTCCCTACAAGGCGCAGGCTCAAAATTAGGGCTTCTTCTTCGTCTGCCAATCCCGGTGGGTCTGGCTCCAATGCCTTCTCTTGGCTCCGCCTCGGCTCCCAGAAGTTCTGGTCCAAATTTGGGGAGTCGGTTAAGAAGGAAACCGGGTTTGATTTGCATGAGGCGAATGTGAGGGTTGGTGAGTTGGTCGGGCGAGTTAACCAAGGGCTCAGGAAGGGCGAGGGTGAATTCAATCGGTTACGGACTGAGTTGCTTCCCGAGTTTGTTAGCTGGAACCGGTGGGATCGTTGGAAG GATTTAAAAAATTGGGAGCTCAAACGGATAACTGCTTTGATCCTCTATATTTTTGTTGCAATAATTTCTTGTCAAAAGTTGTATGCTGTTGTGCGAGCTCCTCAACAAGATCAAGAAAGAAAACAATTAACAGAGGCTTATATGGAGGCTTTGATTCCTGATCCATCTCCTAATAATATTAGAAA GTTTAAGAAGGGGTTATGGAGGAAGACAACTCCCAAAGGCCTCAAATTGAAGAAATTCATTGAAGGACCGAATGGAATGCTTATTCACGATAGTTTTTATGTTGGAGAAAATGTGTGGGACGATGATCCAGAGTCTTCTAAGGAGAATGTGAAACAAATTATTGACAGTGATGCACGATTGAATGCAGAAGAAAAGGAGGAGCTGAGAAAAGAGTTAGGCATTTCAG GTGAAGTTCCAGATAGCATGGGAACATGGCGTGACAGGCTTCAAGCTTGGAAAGAGATCCTGAGAAAGGAAAAGTTATCTGAGCAATTAGATTCCATAAATGCCAAGTATGTGGTTGAATTTGACATGAAAGAGGTGGAAAATAGCCTTCGCAAGGATGTAGTTGAAAAGGTAACAGAAACACAGGGAACTAGAGCTCTATGGATATCTAAGAGATGGTGGCGCTATCGTCCTAAACTACCTTACACTTACTTTCTTCAAAAAATTGAGTCCTCTGAG GTTGCTGCTGTCGTGTTCACTGAGGACTTGAAAAGATTGTATGTAACAATGAAAGAAGGTTTTCCGTTAGAATATATC GTTGATATTCCCCTTGATCCTCACTTATTTGAGATTATCTCAAGTTCTGGAGTTGAAGTAGACCTCCTTCAGAAGCGACAGATCCATTATtttatgaaagttgtgattgCACTAGTTCCTGGATTATTAATTTTATGGTTAATTAGGGAGTCTGCAATGCTTCTCCATATCACTTCTAAGCGTTTTCTTTACAAAAAGTATAACCAACTCTTTGATATGGCTTATGCGGAAAACTTCATTCtg CCAGTTGGAGATGTTGGTGAAACAAAATCCATGTACAAAGAAGTGGTATTGGGTGGTGATGTCTGGGATCTTCTTGATGAGCTGATGATTTACATGGGAAATCCTATGCAATACTATGAAAAAGGCGTTCAGTTTGTTAGG GGTGTACTTCTCTCTGGACCTCCTGGGACAGGCAAAACACTTTTTGCTAGAACACTAGCTAAAGAAAGTGGGTTGCCTTTTGTTTTTGCTTCTGGTGCAGAGTTTACAGATAGTGAAAAAAGTGGTGCAGCTAGGATCAATGAGATGTTTTCTATAGCAAGGAGAAAT GCACCTGCATTTGTGTTTGTTGATGAAATTGATGCCATTGCTGGAAGGCATGCAAGAAAAGATCCACGCAGAAGGGCAACATTTGAAGCACTTATTGCTCAGCTTGATGGGGA GAAGGAAAAAACTGGTGTTGATCGGTTTTCACTCAGACAAGCAGTGATATTCATCTGCGCCACCAATAGGCCAGATGAATTGGACCTTGAATTTGTTCGCCCTGGACGCATTGATCGCCGTCTATACATTGGTTTGCCAGATGCAAAGCAACGAGTGCAAATATTTGGTGTGCATAGTGCAGGAAAGCTGCTAGCTGAAGATGTGAACTTTGAACAG CTTGTATTTCGCACAGTTGGTTTTTCCGGGGCAGATATCCGAAATCTTGTCAATGAAGCAGCAATAATGTCG GTGAGAAAAGGGCATTCTAAGATCTCCCAGCAAGATATTATTGATGTGTTAGATAAACAGTTGCTTGAAGGTATGGGTGTACTCCTTACAGAGGAAGAGCAACAAAAATGTGAAGCAAGT GTATCTTTTGAAAAGAAGAGACTTCTGGCTGTTCATGAAGCTGGGCACATAGTTTTAGCTCACTTGTTTCCTCGATTTGATTGGCATGCATTTTCTCAGCTCCTGCCTGGTGGCAAG GAAACGGCAATATCTGTATTCTACCCCCGTGAAGACATGGTTGACCAAGGTTATACAACATTTGGTTACATGAAAATGCAAATGGTGGTAGCCCATGGTGGACGTTGTGCTGAACGTGTTGTGTTTGGTGATGACATAACTGATGGTGGAAGGGATGATTTGGAAAAGATAACAAAG ATTGCAAGGGAAATGGTAATCAGTCCACAAAATGCAAGGTTAGGGCTTACTCAACTAACCAAAAGAGTGGGGCTGTTAGATCGACCAGATAGCCCAGATGGTGAATTaataaaatatagg TGGGATGATCCTCATGTAATTCCTTCCAATATGACACTTGAAGTATCTGAGCTGTTTAGTCGAGAGTTGACAAGG TACATTGAAGAGACTGAAGAGCTTGCAATAAATGCTTTGAAAGACAACAGGCACATACTGGATATGATTGCAAAGGAACTGTTGGAAAAGTCAAGAATCACAGGATTG